The Gemmata palustris genome includes a region encoding these proteins:
- a CDS encoding tryptophan 2,3-dioxygenase has protein sequence MDLTYADYLHVEELLALQKPRSDPAEHDELLFIVVHQAYELWFKLLLHELDKVKADFVAGRTYPAIGTFKRARTIMKVAVEQVDIVETLTPMSFNSFRDRLDKASGFQSSQFREMEFLLGYKRAEMLEHQKPGTASYDQLVKRLNEPSVVDAFYTYLGHHGVAIPEHLAARDRTQPTLPDEAVEEGILRLYKSQPDLEILFELMTDFDEGLQEWRYRHIKLVERTIGSKRGTGGSLGVEFLKRSLFHPVFPDLWAIRHRL, from the coding sequence GTGGACCTCACTTACGCCGACTACCTGCACGTCGAGGAACTGCTCGCGCTCCAGAAGCCGCGGTCCGACCCGGCCGAACACGACGAACTGCTGTTCATCGTCGTTCACCAGGCGTATGAACTGTGGTTCAAGCTCCTGCTACACGAACTCGACAAGGTGAAGGCGGACTTCGTCGCGGGCCGCACCTACCCCGCGATCGGCACGTTCAAGCGCGCCCGCACGATCATGAAGGTCGCGGTGGAGCAGGTGGACATCGTCGAGACGCTCACGCCGATGTCGTTCAACAGCTTCCGCGACCGACTCGATAAGGCGTCCGGGTTCCAGTCGAGCCAGTTCCGCGAAATGGAGTTCCTGCTCGGCTACAAGCGCGCCGAGATGCTCGAGCACCAGAAGCCCGGCACCGCGAGCTACGACCAACTCGTGAAGCGCCTCAACGAGCCGTCGGTGGTGGATGCGTTCTACACGTACCTCGGGCACCACGGGGTCGCGATTCCCGAGCACCTCGCGGCGCGCGACCGCACCCAACCGACGCTGCCCGACGAGGCGGTGGAAGAAGGGATTCTGCGCCTCTACAAGAGCCAGCCCGATCTCGAAATTCTCTTCGAGCTGATGACCGATTTCGACGAGGGGCTCCAGGAGTGGCGCTACCGGCACATCAAGTTGGTGGAGCGCACAATCGGGAGCAAGCGCGGCACCGGCGGCTCGCTCGGCGTGGAGTTCCTGAAGCGCTCACTGTTCCACCCCGTGTTCCCCGACCTGTGGGCGATCCGGCACCGATTGTAA
- a CDS encoding M50 family metallopeptidase, translating into MFSSLKLGRLFGIDLYVHSTFWLLPLFVLLSGAGSSAGEVTSEVLFVFAVFACVALHEFGHALAAASYGIRTRDITLYPVGGVASLEGMPEKPGQEIVVALAGPAVNVVIATGLLLGLSAGGLALPWERISDPIELFVNRLLLANVALVLFNLLPAFPMDGGRVLRALLSTQMTRLRATEIAVTVGTVIAVLFFVGSIMIPQISLMAVAVVVWLMGQSELASLRMIAAQREVERRARSFFGAPEPAPEYPRDPNVDLATRRFTGIAWDTAHGVWIQWVNGVPVRALSR; encoded by the coding sequence ATGTTTAGCTCTTTGAAATTGGGCCGACTGTTCGGCATTGACCTATACGTTCACTCGACGTTCTGGCTGCTGCCCCTGTTCGTTTTGTTGTCCGGGGCCGGATCGAGCGCCGGGGAAGTCACGTCCGAAGTGCTGTTCGTGTTCGCGGTGTTCGCGTGCGTCGCGCTACACGAGTTCGGGCACGCGCTCGCGGCGGCCTCTTACGGCATCCGCACGCGGGACATCACGCTGTACCCGGTCGGCGGCGTCGCGTCGCTCGAAGGGATGCCGGAGAAACCGGGACAGGAGATCGTGGTCGCTCTCGCCGGTCCCGCGGTGAACGTCGTGATCGCGACCGGGTTGTTACTCGGGTTGTCCGCGGGCGGGCTGGCACTCCCGTGGGAGCGGATATCCGACCCGATCGAACTCTTTGTGAACCGACTGCTCCTCGCGAACGTGGCGCTGGTTCTGTTCAACCTGTTGCCGGCGTTCCCGATGGACGGAGGTCGCGTGCTGCGTGCTCTGCTCTCGACGCAGATGACGCGCCTGCGGGCCACCGAGATCGCGGTGACGGTCGGGACCGTGATTGCCGTGCTGTTCTTCGTTGGCAGTATCATGATCCCGCAGATCAGCCTGATGGCGGTTGCGGTCGTGGTGTGGCTGATGGGGCAGTCCGAACTCGCGTCCCTGCGGATGATCGCGGCGCAAAGGGAAGTAGAGCGCCGGGCGCGCTCGTTCTTCGGGGCACCCGAACCGGCCCCGGAGTACCCGCGGGACCCGAACGTCGATCTCGCGACGCGCCGGTTTACGGGCATCGCGTGGGACACGGCCCACGGGGTCTGGATTCAGTGGGTCAACGGCGTCCCGGTTCGGGCGCTGTCGCGATAA
- a CDS encoding MlaE family ABC transporter permease, with protein sequence MPTVRPPSTFASRLTTPFTNAMIAFGDWWLFSLRAATGVLRRAFGRREFLRLAVEVGTNSVGVVAITGMFIGMVLAVQAYGQFHAIGLETSLGAVIHISVVRELGPVLAAVMLAGRIGSAMAAELATMRVTEQLDALSCLGVDPVKYLAGPRLLAALLLLPLLTVLADVMGLLGSSLICLHVYNIDSYHYWRHTREFVKVWDVMVGLMKAFVFGGVLSLIACHRGFNSRAGAEGVGRAATEAFVVAFVAILMIDFVLAMLANTVYAVLWPPTTAKVV encoded by the coding sequence ATGCCGACAGTCCGTCCCCCATCGACGTTCGCCTCCCGGCTGACCACCCCGTTCACGAACGCCATGATCGCGTTCGGGGACTGGTGGCTGTTCTCGCTGCGCGCCGCGACGGGCGTCCTGCGGCGCGCGTTCGGGCGCCGGGAGTTCCTGCGCCTCGCGGTCGAGGTCGGCACCAACAGCGTGGGCGTGGTCGCGATCACCGGCATGTTCATCGGCATGGTGCTCGCGGTGCAGGCCTACGGCCAGTTCCACGCGATCGGCCTGGAAACGTCGCTCGGCGCGGTCATTCACATTTCCGTGGTCCGGGAACTCGGGCCGGTGCTCGCGGCGGTGATGCTCGCCGGGCGCATCGGGTCCGCGATGGCGGCGGAACTCGCGACCATGCGCGTGACCGAGCAGCTCGACGCGCTCTCGTGCCTCGGCGTGGACCCGGTGAAGTACCTCGCCGGCCCGCGCCTGCTCGCGGCCCTCCTCTTATTACCCCTCCTCACGGTCCTCGCGGACGTAATGGGCCTGCTCGGTAGTTCCCTGATCTGCCTGCACGTGTACAACATCGATAGTTATCACTACTGGCGCCACACCCGCGAGTTCGTTAAAGTGTGGGACGTGATGGTGGGGCTGATGAAGGCGTTCGTGTTCGGCGGCGTGCTGTCGCTGATCGCGTGCCACCGCGGGTTCAACAGCCGGGCCGGGGCGGAGGGCGTCGGCCGGGCCGCGACCGAGGCGTTCGTCGTAGCGTTCGTCGCCATTCTGATGATCGACTTCGTGCTCGCGATGTTGGCCAACACCGTTTACGCTGTCTTGTGGCCGCCCACCACCGCAAAAGTTGTTTGA
- a CDS encoding citrate/2-methylcitrate synthase produces MTTPAYSPGLEGVPAGETAICTVADGLSYRGYSVGDLAENCSFDEVAYLLLHGELPSAARLKEFHAGVAAARRLPPALKDLFAALPKWTTPLDALRTAVSALGHFDQDAADNSHVANLRKSERLLAQIPVAIADNYRITKGLPVVPARQDLSHAANFLYMLRGEEASPAEVKALDVSLILYAEHEFNASTFAARVIVSTLSDLHSGVTGAIGALKGPLHGGANEKVMDILLAAGGPDQAEAWTKAALARKERIMGFGHRVYKAGDVRAGILKKYAGAAAEGAGATKWEETADIIERVMAAEKNMFPNLDWPAGRLYHAMKLEIPLYTPIFAMSRITGWAAHVIEQLDNNRLIRPRAIYKGPAPRTVAPMAERG; encoded by the coding sequence ATGACCACACCGGCCTACTCTCCCGGTCTCGAAGGCGTGCCCGCCGGCGAAACTGCCATCTGCACGGTCGCGGACGGCCTGAGCTACCGCGGCTACAGCGTCGGCGATCTCGCGGAAAACTGCTCGTTCGACGAGGTCGCATACCTCCTATTGCACGGCGAGCTGCCCTCGGCGGCGCGGCTGAAAGAGTTCCACGCGGGCGTGGCCGCCGCGCGAAGGCTTCCGCCGGCGCTAAAGGACCTGTTCGCCGCGCTGCCCAAGTGGACGACGCCGCTCGACGCGCTCCGCACCGCGGTCAGCGCGCTGGGGCACTTCGACCAGGACGCGGCCGACAACTCGCACGTCGCGAACCTGCGCAAGTCCGAACGGTTGTTGGCCCAGATCCCGGTCGCGATCGCGGACAATTACCGGATCACGAAGGGGTTGCCCGTCGTCCCCGCGCGCCAGGACTTGTCGCACGCGGCCAACTTCCTCTACATGCTCCGCGGGGAAGAGGCGTCACCGGCCGAGGTGAAGGCGCTGGACGTGTCGCTGATCCTCTACGCGGAGCACGAGTTCAACGCGAGCACGTTCGCGGCGCGCGTGATCGTGTCCACGCTCTCGGACCTGCACAGCGGCGTGACCGGGGCCATCGGCGCGCTAAAAGGCCCGCTCCACGGGGGCGCGAACGAGAAGGTGATGGACATCCTGCTCGCGGCCGGCGGCCCGGACCAGGCGGAAGCGTGGACGAAGGCCGCACTCGCGCGCAAGGAACGCATCATGGGCTTCGGGCACCGCGTGTATAAAGCCGGCGACGTGCGCGCGGGCATTCTGAAGAAGTACGCGGGCGCTGCGGCAGAAGGGGCCGGTGCGACGAAGTGGGAAGAAACGGCCGACATTATCGAGCGCGTGATGGCGGCCGAGAAGAACATGTTCCCGAACCTCGACTGGCCCGCGGGCCGGCTGTACCACGCGATGAAACTCGAGATCCCGCTGTACACGCCGATCTTCGCGATGTCGCGCATCACGGGGTGGGCGGCGCACGTCATCGAGCAACTCGACAACAACCGGCTCATCCGCCCGCGCGCGATCTACAAGGGACCGGCCCCGCGCACCGTGGCGCCGATGGCCGAACGCGGGTGA
- a CDS encoding STAS domain-containing protein, whose protein sequence is MASDASLANEFFQVKRHGEVAVIVPSPQVEDLPETLLQPAAEMVLAPLKEDPPNNIIVDLSAVTYFGSAFITFLLRCHHLLASRGSELVLAGVNPNIRELLRITNLEMYWALYDTAAEAISALGGSD, encoded by the coding sequence ATGGCGTCCGACGCGAGCCTGGCCAACGAATTCTTCCAGGTCAAGCGGCACGGCGAGGTCGCCGTGATCGTCCCGTCGCCCCAAGTGGAAGATCTCCCCGAAACGCTCCTCCAGCCGGCCGCCGAGATGGTCCTCGCGCCGCTGAAGGAAGACCCGCCGAACAACATCATCGTGGACCTGTCCGCGGTCACGTACTTCGGCTCGGCGTTCATCACGTTCTTGTTGCGCTGCCACCACTTGTTGGCCTCGCGCGGGAGCGAGTTGGTGCTCGCCGGGGTGAACCCGAACATCCGCGAACTGCTGCGGATCACCAATCTGGAAATGTACTGGGCGCTCTACGACACCGCAGCGGAAGCGATCTCCGCCCTCGGCGGCAGCGATTGA
- a CDS encoding SMP-30/gluconolactonase/LRE family protein → MARLAPLTFLALLIVLPALPAVDETPAGKQYQAFVQSRAAELRKNDKAPATIGEWAKQEAELRKNLLAAWGGEACFPPKPCDLSPQQHGEPLKRDGYTVEKITFQTRPGVRMTANLYVPDGAKKKPAPAILQVHGHWKGAKQDPVVQSRCIGAAKLGFVVLCVDAFGAGERGIGPALGEYHGEMTAATLLPLGTPLSGLQVYENTRAVDYLETRPEVDKTKIGITGASGGGNQTMYAGAWDKRFKCVVPVCSVGNYQAYLRAACCMCEVVPGALKFTEEWAVLGLVAPRALMVINATRDAVQFSVDEARKSIGLAYSVFNLYRKPGQLRHEIFESPHDYSKSMREAMYGFMVLHLKGEGAGDPIPEPKFETEKPEHLRCFPGNTRPNDFMTIPLFAAQEGKKLRDGKAVPYTKDACAQEIDARRTALVEKALAGRLPSGPVETCYGTFNPNLPYVSEPGVTADAQYLGMRSGRPRNAPAERLVVLVALGDGPRPWSLLEALQTDDNQVVILRPRALGVINDQIGRAPDHNTAEWGLWIGRPLLGQWVGDLHRLLDLAEQKWSGKLPKEVVVAGEGPAGLVALCAAATDTRITKVAAVNTLASFVTDEPYTNQRLGTLAPGILRDVGDVAHIAALCAGKRVVIAGGVSGGGLPLAGDELASAYEPAARVFKLLGKEKDFVLTTTENVVKKLGFTALDEPIFEPGAKLTTLAGDGAAGEGPAWDAKFGVFTSGEKGIHQLTPEGEKKIWREKAGTNGLLFDREGKLVCCEPVARSVSRIDRDGKRTVLTDSFGGKKYNQPNDLTIDSKDRVYFSDPRYGPRDDMQQKDDKGNTIEGVYRIDTDGKVSRVIGREVERANGVLVSADDKYLFVADNNNDKDGARKLWRFELKADGTVDPKSQKLLHDWGKGRGPDGLKQDAKGRLYVAGGLNKPNPPAEPATDVKGGIYVIDPETGNLLAFVGVPTDEVTNCAFGGDDLKTLYITGGGTLYSIKTTTAGRVLWPKK, encoded by the coding sequence ATGGCGCGCCTCGCTCCGCTCACGTTTCTCGCGTTGCTCATCGTCCTTCCCGCCCTCCCCGCAGTGGACGAGACCCCGGCCGGCAAGCAGTACCAGGCGTTCGTTCAGAGCCGGGCCGCGGAGCTGCGCAAAAACGACAAGGCGCCCGCGACCATCGGCGAGTGGGCGAAGCAGGAAGCCGAGTTGCGCAAGAACTTACTCGCCGCGTGGGGCGGTGAAGCGTGCTTCCCGCCCAAACCGTGTGACCTCAGCCCGCAGCAGCACGGCGAACCGCTCAAGCGCGACGGCTACACCGTCGAGAAGATCACGTTCCAAACGCGGCCCGGCGTCCGCATGACCGCGAACCTGTACGTGCCCGACGGCGCGAAGAAAAAGCCCGCCCCCGCGATCCTTCAAGTTCACGGGCACTGGAAGGGCGCGAAGCAAGACCCCGTGGTGCAGTCGCGCTGCATCGGCGCGGCGAAGCTCGGGTTCGTGGTGCTGTGCGTGGACGCATTCGGCGCCGGCGAGCGCGGCATCGGCCCGGCGCTCGGCGAGTACCACGGGGAGATGACGGCCGCGACGCTGCTCCCGCTCGGCACGCCGCTGTCCGGGCTGCAGGTGTACGAGAACACTCGGGCCGTCGACTACCTCGAAACGCGCCCCGAAGTGGACAAGACCAAGATCGGCATCACGGGCGCCAGCGGCGGCGGCAACCAGACCATGTACGCGGGCGCGTGGGACAAGCGGTTCAAGTGCGTCGTGCCGGTGTGCTCGGTCGGCAATTATCAGGCGTACCTGCGGGCCGCGTGCTGCATGTGCGAGGTGGTCCCCGGCGCGCTGAAGTTCACCGAAGAGTGGGCCGTGCTCGGGCTGGTCGCGCCCCGCGCGCTCATGGTGATTAACGCGACCCGGGACGCCGTCCAGTTCTCGGTGGACGAAGCGCGGAAGTCGATCGGGCTCGCGTACTCGGTGTTCAACCTGTACCGGAAGCCGGGCCAGCTCCGTCACGAGATTTTCGAGTCCCCGCACGACTACAGCAAGTCGATGCGCGAGGCGATGTACGGCTTCATGGTGCTCCACCTGAAGGGCGAAGGCGCGGGCGACCCGATCCCGGAGCCGAAGTTCGAGACGGAGAAGCCGGAGCATTTGCGGTGCTTCCCCGGCAACACGCGGCCGAATGATTTCATGACCATTCCGCTGTTCGCCGCGCAGGAGGGGAAGAAGCTGCGCGACGGGAAGGCCGTGCCGTACACGAAGGATGCGTGTGCTCAGGAAATTGACGCCCGCCGAACCGCCCTGGTGGAGAAGGCGCTGGCCGGCCGGCTCCCGAGCGGGCCGGTCGAAACCTGCTACGGCACGTTTAACCCGAATTTGCCTTACGTTTCAGAGCCCGGAGTCACGGCCGACGCGCAATACTTGGGAATGAGAAGCGGCCGCCCGCGTAACGCCCCCGCCGAGCGCCTCGTCGTGCTCGTGGCGCTCGGCGACGGCCCGCGCCCGTGGTCGCTGCTCGAAGCGCTGCAAACGGACGACAACCAGGTCGTCATCCTCCGCCCCCGCGCGCTCGGCGTCATCAACGACCAGATCGGCCGGGCGCCGGACCACAACACGGCCGAGTGGGGGCTCTGGATCGGCCGGCCGCTCCTCGGACAGTGGGTCGGCGACCTCCACCGGTTACTCGATTTGGCCGAACAAAAGTGGAGCGGCAAGCTCCCGAAAGAGGTCGTGGTGGCGGGCGAGGGGCCGGCCGGGTTGGTCGCGCTGTGTGCCGCCGCGACCGACACGCGCATCACCAAGGTTGCGGCCGTGAACACGCTCGCCAGCTTCGTAACGGACGAGCCGTACACCAACCAGCGCCTCGGCACGCTCGCGCCGGGCATCCTGCGCGACGTGGGGGACGTCGCGCACATCGCGGCGCTGTGCGCGGGTAAGCGCGTGGTGATCGCGGGCGGCGTTTCCGGTGGCGGGTTGCCACTCGCGGGCGACGAACTCGCCTCGGCTTACGAACCGGCCGCACGGGTGTTCAAGTTGCTCGGCAAGGAAAAGGATTTCGTTCTCACGACAACCGAGAACGTGGTCAAGAAGCTCGGGTTCACGGCGCTCGACGAGCCGATCTTCGAGCCCGGCGCCAAGCTCACAACGCTCGCCGGGGACGGCGCCGCGGGCGAGGGGCCGGCGTGGGACGCGAAGTTCGGCGTGTTCACGAGTGGTGAGAAGGGGATTCACCAGCTCACGCCAGAGGGCGAGAAGAAAATCTGGCGCGAGAAGGCCGGAACCAACGGGCTGCTCTTCGACCGCGAGGGCAAACTCGTGTGTTGCGAACCGGTGGCGCGCTCGGTTTCGCGCATTGATCGCGACGGCAAGCGAACGGTGCTCACCGATTCCTTCGGCGGCAAGAAGTACAACCAGCCCAACGACCTCACCATCGACTCGAAGGACCGCGTCTACTTCTCCGACCCGCGCTACGGCCCGCGCGACGACATGCAGCAGAAGGACGATAAGGGGAACACCATCGAGGGCGTGTACCGCATCGACACCGACGGCAAGGTGAGCCGCGTCATCGGGCGCGAAGTGGAGCGCGCCAACGGTGTGCTGGTTTCCGCCGACGACAAGTACCTCTTCGTCGCAGACAACAACAACGACAAGGACGGCGCGCGGAAGCTCTGGCGCTTTGAATTAAAGGCCGACGGCACCGTTGATCCCAAAAGTCAAAAACTCCTTCACGATTGGGGCAAGGGGCGCGGGCCGGACGGCTTGAAGCAGGACGCGAAAGGGCGGCTGTACGTCGCGGGGGGGCTGAACAAACCCAACCCGCCGGCCGAACCCGCGACCGACGTGAAGGGCGGCATTTACGTGATCGATCCCGAAACCGGGAACTTGCTCGCGTTCGTCGGCGTGCCGACCGACGAGGTGACGAACTGCGCGTTCGGCGGCGACGACCTGAAGACGCTCTACATCACCGGCGGCGGAACGCTTTACAGCATCAAGACGACCACCGCGGGCCGCGTGCTGTGGCCGAAGAAGTGA